Proteins encoded within one genomic window of Streptomyces profundus:
- a CDS encoding zf-TFIIB domain-containing protein, which yields MMQCPKCRAPMHTFSRSGIQIEQCSGCRGIFLDYGELEHITQLESQWEPQGPPPGAAPPPPQQAHYQQPPGPSWGAPQHGGHHGGYHGKRRKNGFSGLFFSS from the coding sequence ATGATGCAGTGTCCCAAGTGCCGTGCGCCGATGCACACGTTCAGCCGAAGCGGGATCCAGATCGAGCAGTGCAGTGGCTGCCGGGGGATCTTCCTCGACTACGGCGAGCTTGAGCACATCACGCAGCTGGAGTCGCAGTGGGAGCCGCAGGGCCCCCCGCCCGGCGCCGCGCCGCCCCCGCCGCAGCAGGCGCACTACCAGCAGCCGCCGGGACCGAGCTGGGGCGCGCCGCAGCACGGCGGCCACCACGGCGGCTACCACGGCAAGCGCCGCAAGAACGGCTTCTCCGGCCTGTTCTTCTCCTCCTGA
- a CDS encoding aminoglycoside phosphotransferase family protein, which translates to MTTDVGPDVGPDGVSAELPPAAEPEPMVQPAEPVAVLADEADGTVIRLGPVVVKAHSPASDQAALRARLRVAQHAALHGVLLTPLGEATVRRGRLVTRWPYGQPVDQAAPERFPWAEAGALLARLHAVRPATLPLPLPAAAGPARAARAVERLRGRVTGSRFASARTLVLRAADHPSPTRPTVRPTLCHGDFHLGQLVWADGWRLIDIDDLGVGDPAWDLARPAAWYAAGLLDPNDWQQLLAGYGTTGDPWPWLEAATRALTVQSAAQALLRAQLTDTQLDYDGVALVDSCGRIAGLP; encoded by the coding sequence ATGACGACGGACGTGGGCCCGGACGTGGGCCCGGACGGCGTGTCCGCCGAGCTGCCGCCGGCGGCGGAGCCGGAGCCGATGGTCCAACCGGCGGAGCCGGTCGCCGTGTTGGCGGACGAGGCCGACGGCACGGTGATCCGCCTCGGGCCCGTGGTGGTGAAGGCGCACTCCCCGGCGAGCGACCAGGCCGCGCTGCGCGCCCGCCTGAGGGTCGCTCAACATGCCGCTCTGCACGGCGTGTTGCTGACCCCGCTGGGCGAGGCGACGGTGCGGCGCGGTCGGCTGGTCACCCGCTGGCCCTATGGCCAGCCCGTGGACCAGGCCGCCCCCGAGCGTTTCCCCTGGGCCGAGGCCGGCGCGCTGCTGGCCCGCCTGCACGCGGTGCGGCCGGCCACCCTGCCCCTCCCCCTGCCGGCGGCGGCCGGCCCCGCCCGCGCGGCCCGCGCGGTGGAACGACTCCGCGGCAGGGTGACCGGCAGCCGCTTCGCGAGCGCGCGAACGCTGGTGCTCCGCGCCGCCGACCACCCTTCACCCACCCGGCCGACCGTCCGACCCACGCTCTGCCACGGCGACTTCCACCTCGGCCAACTGGTGTGGGCGGACGGCTGGCGCCTGATCGACATCGACGATCTGGGCGTCGGCGACCCCGCCTGGGACCTGGCCAGACCGGCCGCCTGGTACGCGGCCGGGCTGCTGGACCCGAACGACTGGCAGCAGCTGCTGGCCGGCTACGGCACGACCGGCGACCCCTGGCCCTGGCTGGAGGCGGCGACCCGCGCCCTGACCGTGCAGAGCGCGGCCCAGGCGCTCCTCCGCGCACAGCTGACGGACACCCAACTCGACTACGACGGCGTGGCGTTGGTCGACTCCTGTGGCCGAATCGCCGGCCTGCCGTAG